Proteins encoded together in one Bacteroides ovatus window:
- a CDS encoding helix-turn-helix domain-containing protein, producing MDIGNAIKLLRKRKDISQKELSNLCGISANALCSIESGGTFPSKSTIAKICNALKIPESYLLLFSISEEDIPENKRILYKTLCESIKEDLIQNL from the coding sequence ATGGATATAGGAAATGCCATAAAATTACTTAGAAAGAGAAAAGATATTTCCCAAAAAGAATTGTCTAATCTGTGCGGAATTTCAGCAAATGCATTGTGTAGCATAGAATCCGGAGGTACGTTTCCTTCTAAAAGCACCATTGCTAAAATATGCAACGCGCTGAAAATTCCAGAGTCTTATCTTTTATTATTCAGCATTTCAGAAGAGGATATTCCTGAAAATAAAAGGATTTTGTATAAAACACTATGCGAATCAATAAAGGAGGACCTTATCCAGAATCTTTGA